The genomic window TTTGCCTATGATGATGTTGAACTCTACATCATCAGTGTAAACCGGGGAGTTATCAATGAAATTAACCAAAATCTCAAAGAGGCAGATCTTGCAAGTATAAATGATCTAACTGAAAATGCATACAAAAAATACCCTAACGAACAACTTGATGGAAATGGAGATCTTGAAATCACATGTAATGATCTGCAAGCCGGAGATTACATGGCCCTTATGCTGCTCAATACCAGTCAAATGCAGAAATACGATGCTTTTATTCTTTCTGCCACAGGATTTGAAGTACTGGAATATGATTCCGTAATAACTGCGCCCCAGGCTGTTGATCTGGATGAGAATATAAATGTGGATGTCAGACTGCTGAATGCTGCGAATGATACCAGTTACACCTATGGTGCGGTCCTTGTAAAGGATAGTGTATACAAAGCGGATATTGAAATGCAGTGCAATGGTTCAAAGGAAGGTACCAATCTAACAGTAAACGAGATTCCTTTGATCCAGGGATGTGACCTTCTGGGAATTGACTCTTCTAATATTGAGCGCAATGATGTCCAGAATAAGATAATAGAACTAATTGGTCCTGATAATGGGACTATTATAATGAAAACTGTAGAGGCAAACCAAACCAGTCTCAGTATAACCACAACCGACCTGCCGGAAGATAAATACATCCTGCTTACTGGAGTATACAAATCCGGGGAAGGTCTTGTTGCATTCGGCCAGCAGGATGTCTTCATTGCCCCGTACAATCCCTATGATTTCAATGAGAATTACATAATCAATATTGTAGAGATAAGTACCGCAGCTTTTGATTTTATCAGAGGAGAGTTGCCTATCAGAGATATATCTGAACTGGTCTATTACTTCCTGTCAGGGGATGAGTACTATTCCCTGTAACAGTGAATCGTACAGACGTAACCTAGCAGTCGCTATCAAAATATTATGTGTATTGCTTATGATTACTGTGGCAATGCCCCTCTCTAGTGCTGCTGTCACAGAATTGTCCGTATATCCCGATTATCCGGTTGTGGGGGAAGATATAAAAATAAATGGTACTGCTCAACCTGATGAATCGATCGATGTAACCGTTTCTTTTAATCAAACTGTAAATGTATCTAATGGTACTTA from Methanohalophilus halophilus includes these protein-coding regions:
- a CDS encoding TIGR04279 domain-containing protein — translated: MRSKGLKAFCYTFIVTLLLIGLGSIAVADSDEVNITINDASIGFANHTSSDTEGNWIAVKGGEEFRLPHPISFTYQGINATDFDYGSAPINITMDADDDYAVTYPFANHSMFTDIPGQNDVELEFYGSDMFAYDDVELYIISVNRGVINEINQNLKEADLASINDLTENAYKKYPNEQLDGNGDLEITCNDLQAGDYMALMLLNTSQMQKYDAFILSATGFEVLEYDSVITAPQAVDLDENINVDVRLLNAANDTSYTYGAVLVKDSVYKADIEMQCNGSKEGTNLTVNEIPLIQGCDLLGIDSSNIERNDVQNKIIELIGPDNGTIIMKTVEANQTSLSITTTDLPEDKYILLTGVYKSGEGLVAFGQQDVFIAPYNPYDFNENYIINIVEISTAAFDFIRGELPIRDISELVYYFLSGDEYYSL